The genomic DNA GCGCGCGGCCCGGTCGCGCTCGGCCACCGGCGGCTCTCGATCATCGATCTCAGCGCCGCGGGCAGCCAGCCCATGGTCGACGCCGAGCTCGGGCTGTCGGTCGTCTTCAACGGCTGCATCTACAACTACAAGGCGCTGCGCGCCGAGCTCGAGGGCCTGGGGCGTCGCTTCTTCTCCACCTCCGACACCGAGGTGATCACCAAGGCGTACGCGCAGTGGGGCACCTCCTGCGTCGACCACCTGCTGGGCATGTTCGCCTTCGCCGTCGTCGAGCACGCGACCGGTCGGCTGGTGCTCGCCCGCGACCGGCTGGGCATCAAGCCGCTCTACCTCGACCACACCCCCGAGCGGCTGCGGTTCGCCTCGACGCTGCCCGCGCTGATCGCCGCCGGCGTCGGCGACACCTCGATCGACCCCGTCGCGCTCGCCTGCTACATGAGCTTCCACAGCATCGTGCCGCCGCCGCGCACGATCCTCAACGGCGTCAAGAAGCTGCCGCCGGCCACCGTCCGCGTCGTCGAGCGTGACGGCACCTGGCGCGAGCACACCTACTGGTCGCCCTCCTTCACCCGCGACGCCGAGCGCGCCGGCTGGAGCAGCCGCGACTGGGAGGAGGCGCTCCTGGAGTCGCTGCGCGTCGCGGTCGAGCGGCGGATGGTCGCCGACGTGCCGGTCGGTGTGCTGCTGTCCGGCGGCATCGACTCCTCGCTCGTGGTCGCGCTGCTGGCCGAGGCCGGGCAGAGCGACCTGGCGACGTTCAGCATCGGCTTCGACAGCAGCGGCGGCGAGCGCGGCGACGAGTTCGAGTACTCGAGCCTGGTCGCGGAGCGCTTCGGCACCGACCACCACCGCATCGCCATCGACGGCTCCCGGCTGCTGCCCGGCGTGTCCGCAGCCGTCGCGGCGATGAGCGAGCCGATGGTCAGCCACGACTGCGTCGCCTTCTTCCTCCTCAGCGAGGACGTGAGCAAGAGCGTCAAGGTCGTGCAGTCCGGGCAGGGCGCGGACGAGGTGCTCGGCGGCTACGACTGGTACCCGCCGCTCGCCGGCGTCGCGCGCGAGGACGCCGTCGAGGCGTACGCGGACGTGTTCTTCGACCGGCGCTGGTCGGCCATGCCGTCGTTGCTGTCGCGCGGGTGGCTCGTCGACCACGACGCCCCGTACGCCTTCGTCGCCGAGCGGTTCGCCGCCCCGGGCGCGGACACCGCCGTGGACGCCGCGCTGCGCAGCGACACGACCGTGATGCTCGTCGACGACCCCGTCAAGCGGGTCGACAACATGACCATGGCCTGGGGCCTGGAGGCGCGGGTGCCCTTCCTCGACCACGAGCTCGTCGAGCTGGCCGGGCGCATCCCGCCCGAGCTCAAGCTCGCCGACGGCGGCAAGGGCGTGCTCAAGCGCGCGGCCCGCGGGGTCGTGCCCGACGAGGTCATCGACCGGACCAAGGGCTACTTCCCCGTCCCGGCCATCCGCCAACTCCAGGGCCCGGTGCTCGGGCTCGTCCGCGACGCGCTGACCGACCCGGCGGCGCGACGACGCGGGCTCTTCCGCACCGACACCGTCGAGGCGATGCTCGCCGACCCCAACCGGACCCGGACGCAGCTGGGGTCCAACGCGCTGTGGCAGCTGGGGCTGCTGGAGATGTGGCTCCAGCACCACGGGGTCGGCTGACGTGGGGGCCCGTGCGCTCGCCGACGCGGTGCGCCTCGGCGAGGAGCTGGTCGACGCCTGGGGCAGCTGGGCACCCACCCTCTCGCCGGACTGCCGGCGGATCGCCTTCGTCAGCGACCGGACCGGCACCCCGCGGCTCTTCGTCCAGGACCTCGTGCTCGCTGCGGAGGCCGTCGAGGGCGCAGAGCCGCCGGCGGCCCGCGAGGTCGTCCTCACCGACGACCCGGTGGTCGAGGTGCACTGGTCGGCCGACGGTGGCTGGCTGGCCTGCGCGCTGGCCACCGGCGGCGGCGTGCGTACGCAGGTGTGGGTCGTGCGCCCGGACGGTTCCGACGCGCGGTGCGTCGCGGGCTCGGCCGACGTGCACGCCGAGCTCGGCCCGTGGACCCGCAGCGGGCACCGCGTCAGCGTCTCCGTCCCGGGCGAGGGCCTCGGCGACCCGACGCGGGCGTTCCTCGTGGACCCGGCGACCGGGGAGCAGCACCCGCTGGCCGAGGGCGAGCTCATCAGCGTGCTCGACCTGTCGAGCGACGAGGACTTCGTGGTGCTGCGCGACGGGCAGCGCGGGCGGCAGTTCTGCGTGGTCGTCGACCGCGTCGCCGACGCCGACCACCCGCTGCTGCCCTACCCGGCGACCGGGTCCACCGACCGCGCGTTCGTGCGCCCCGCCCCGCCGGGGGACCCGACGTCCGGGGACGCGCCGCTGATCGCCTACCTCGCGACCGACGCCGGGCTCCCCCGCCGCCAGCTCCTCGCGATCCCGCTCGGCCCGTCCGGCTGGCGCGGGCAGTCCGGCGTGCTCGCGCCGCGCTCGGACGCCGAGCTCGAGGGGCTCGACGCCGACGACGCCGGGCACCGGCTGCTCGCGGTCTGGAACGTGGCCGGCGGACGCTCCGAGCTCGAGCTCGTCGACGCCTGGACCGGCGAGACCTCGGTCGTCGAGGGCCTGCCGGGCGCGGTGGTAAGCGGGATGCTGCTCAGCCGCGACGGATCGACCGCGCTGATGGCCGTCGAGGGCCCCGAGCGGCCGCGCGAGCTGTGGTGCCTCGACGTGGCGACCCGGACGTGGTCGCTCGCCACGGCGCGTCCGCCCCGCACGGCGGCGCGGCTGGTGACGCCCACGCTGGAGTTCCTGCACGGGCGCGACGGGCTGCCGCTGACCGGCTGGCTCTACCGGCCGCCGGGCTGGACGGGCGCGGGCCCCGCGATGCTGAGCCTGCACGGGGGGCCCGAGGCCCAGGAGCGGCCGACCTTCAACCCGCAGCACCAGGCGGTCGCCGCCGCCGGGATCGCGGTCTTCGCGCCGAACATCCGCGGCTCGTCGGGCTTCGGCCGCGCCTTCGTCCACGCCGACGACGTGCACGGGCGCCGCGACGCGTTCGACGACGTGCTCGCGTGCGCGGAGTTCCTGGTCCGGCTCGGGGTCGCCGAGCCCGGGTGCGTCGCGGTGAGCGGGCGCTCGTACGGCGGTTACCTCACCCTGGCGATGCTCGCCTTCTCCCCCGGCGTCTTCGCCGCCGGCGTCGCGGTCTGCGGGATGTCGGACCTGCACACCTTCTACCGCGACACCGAGCCCTGGATCGCCGCGGCCGCCGTCACCAAGTACGGCGACCCCGAGCGCGACGCGACCCTGCTGCGCGCCCTCTCGCCGATGCAGCAGGTCGCGAACATCGACGTGCCCCTGCTCGTCGCCCACGGCGAGCTCGACACCAACGTGCCCTTCGGCGAGGCGACGCAGGTCGTCGCCGCCCTGCGCGACCTCGGGCGGCCCGTGCAGTTCCTGCCGATCCCCGGCGAGGGCCACGACTACCGCCGTGCGGAGTCGCGCCGGCTGCTGCTCGGCACGATGCTGCTGTTCCTCGACGAGGCCCTCGACCCCTGATCGCAGGCCCCCGACACCACCCCGGCGGGGTGCGGCATCATGCCGAGGAGGGAAAGCCCCAGCACCGCAGGAGGAAGCATGAGCGTTCTGGTCGCCGTCACCGACAGCGCCGAGGGCCGGGCCGCCCTGGAGGCCGCGGCCAACGAGGCCGACCTGCTCAACGTGCAGCTCACCGTCGTCAACCTCACCGGCGCCGACCTCGACCTCACCTCGATCGCGACCGAGGTCCCGTACGAGGTGGTCGTCCCGCACGCGGGCGCCGACGTGGACGAGGTCGAGCAGGTCCTCGCCGCCATCGAGGACCGCGCCGAGGTCACGCGGCTCGTCGTCGGCGTCCGCAAGCGCTCGCCCATCGGCAAGGCCGTGCTCGGCAGCATCGCGCAGCGCCTGATCCTCGAGGCGACGGTGCCCGTGCTGTCGGTCAAGACCAGCTGAGCTGTGCGGCGACTGCGCGCGAAGAGGGCGACACACCCGGCGTGTCGCCCGGTCAGCGCGCAGTCGGGAACAACCGGTGCCACTCCGCGTCGAAGACGGGCTCAGGTCCCTCCCACCCGCCGGCACGGAGGGCCCGGACCACCTCGCTGACGACCGCGCGGGGATGCTCCATCCGTTGCCCGGTGACGCGCATGAGTGCCCACCCGCCTTCGTGCAGCAGTTCGTGGCGCGCGATGTCCACGTTCCACTGGCGCTCGTCCGTGCGGTGCTGGTCGCCCTCGTACTCGAGAGCGACGCGCCACCGGCGGAGCAGCAGGTCAACCCGTCCGACCCGACGACCGTCGACCTCGATCACGGGGTTGACGTCGGGCTCCGGCAGGCCGGCGAGGACCAGGCAGAGCCGCAGGCGCGTCTCTTGCGGCGAGTCGACCCGGTCGCGCACGAGGCTTGCGGCGCGTCGTGCTCGGCGGACGTGCCGCCCGCGCGCCAAGGAGGTGATGCCGACCAGCTCGGCCCACGACGTGGCTCCCCACCGCACCAGCCAGTCGCCGGCGGCGACAAGCTCGACGAGGTCGAGGTCGAGGTCGGCCGCGGCAGTCAGGAAGGCGTGCGCGGGTGCCACGACCCGGCCGTCGGTGGTCGGCGGGAGCGCCGCCACCCGCCGTACGCGGACGCCCGGCCGGCGGACCTGGTGCGGGTGGGTGGTGACGAACCGCGATGGCCGGGGCTCGCCGACCTCGACGGCGAGGGCGTGCAGCGCCGAGACCCCGTCCAGGAGCACGTCCTCTGGCAGCACGAGCCGCGCGGCGGCGACGCTCAGGTCGAGGTCGGGCTCCAGGAAGGACTCCACGTAGACCCCGTGGTGCTCGCGCCGCACGCGGCTGGTGCGGAGGGTGTCGGGGGTCATCCCGACCTCGGGCGCCTGGGCGGTCGTGAAGGGTCGGAACACGTCAGCAGCCTGCTGCTGCGAGGGCGCCTGCGGTGTTGTCCGTCGTGCCGCCTGTGGACGACCCGCCGGATCTAGCGGCGAGTGCGCACCTACGTCAGGCGCTCCAGCACGAGCTCGCGGACGCGGCCCGCGTCGGCCTTGCCGCCCATGGACTTCATGACGGCACCGATCAGGGCGCCGGCGGCCTGGACCTTGCCCGCGCGGATCTTGTCGGCGACGGCCGGGTTGGCGGCGATGGCCTCGTCCACGGCGGCACCGAGGGCGCCGTCGTCGGAGACGACCGCGAGCCCGCGGGACTTTACGACCGCGGTCGGCGAACCCTCACCGGCCAGCACGCCCTCCAGCACCTCGCGGGCGAGCTTGTCGTTGATCGTCCCGGCGTCGACCAGGCCCTGCAGCTCGGCCACCTGCGCGGGGGTCACGCCGAGCGCGTCGAGCTCGACGCCGTCGTTGTTGGCCCGCCGGGCGAGCTCGCCGAGCCACCACTTGCGCGCCGACTGCGGCGAGGCACCGGCGGCCACAGTCGCCTCGACCAGGTCGAGCGCCCCGGCCGCGACGACGTCGCGCAGCTCCGCCTCGCTGAACCCCCACTCCGCGCTCACGCGGCGCAGGCGGACGGCGGGCGCCTCGGGCAGCGAGGCCCGCAGCTCCTCGACCCACGCCGCCGACGGTGCGACGGGCACGAGGTCGGGGTCGGGGAAGTAGCGGTACTCCTCCGCCTGCTCCTTGCTGCGCCCCGGCGAGGTCGTGCCGGAGGTCTCCTGCCAGTGGCGCGTCTCCTGCTTGACCCGGCCGCCGTCGGCGAGCACCGCGGCCTGCCGCGTCATCTCGAAGCGGACGGCGCGCTCGACGCTGCGCAGCGAGTTGACGTTCTTGGTCTCGGTGCGGGTCCCGAGCGGGGCGTCCGGGGAGGGCCGCAGCGACACGTTCGCGTCGCAGCGCAGCGAACCCTGCTCCATGCGCACGTCGGACACCCCGAGCGAGCGGAGCAGGTCGCGCAGCATCGAGACGTACGCCCGCGCCACCTGCGGCGCGTACTTGCCCGCGCCCTCGATCGGGCGCGTCACGATCTCGATGAGCGGCACGCCCGAGCGGTTGTAGTCGAGGAGCGAGTGGTCGGCGCCGTGGATGCGCCCGGTCGACCCGCCGACGTGCAGCGACTTGCCGGTGTCCTCCTCCATGTGCGCGCGCTCGATGTCGATCCGGTACGTGCGCAGCACGCCCTCGTCGTCGGGCACCTCGACCTCGGCCCAGCCGTCGTGGGCGATGGGCTCGTCGTACTGGCTGATCTGGTAGTTCTTCGGCTGGTCGGGGTAGAAGTAGTTCTTCCGCGCGAAGCGGCACCACGACGCGATCGAGCAGTTCAGCGCCAGGCCGATCCGCACCGCCGACTCGACGGCACGCGCGTTGACCACGGGCAGCGAGCCCGGCAGCCCGAGGCAGACCGGGCAGACCTGCGTGTTCGGCTCGGCGCCGAACTCGGTCGAGCAGCCGCAGAACATCTTCGAGGCGGTGTTCAGCTCGACGTGGACCTCGAGCCCGAGGACGGGGTCGAAGCGGGCCACGACGTCGTCGTAGTCCATGACCTCAGCGGTGGTGGTGCTCACTTGGCGACTCCTCCTTCGTGCACGGCGAGCTCCGGGGCCTGCGCCAGCAGGGGGCCGCCCCAGCGCTCCTCCAGCGCCCGCTCCAGCGCGGCGCCGACCCGGTAGAGCCGGTCGTCGGCCAGCGGCGGCGCCATGACCTGCAGCCCGACGGGGAGCGCGTCCTCGGGCGCGAGCCCGACCGGGAACGACGCGCTGGCGTTGCCGGCGAGGTTCGAGGGGATGGTGCAGAGGTCGTTCAGGTACATCGCGAGCGGGTCGTCGACCTTCTCGCCGAGGCGGAACGCGGTGGTCGGCGTCGAGGGCGACACGAGCACGTCCACCTGCGCGAACGCGGCCTCGAAGTCGCGCGAGACGAGCGTGCGCACCTTCTGGGCTTGGCCGTAGTAGGCGTCGTAGTAACCGCTCGACAGCGCGTACGTGCCGAGGATGATGCGGCGCTTGACCTCGGCGCCGAAGCCGGCCTCGCGAGTCAGCCCCATGACCTCCTCGGCGCTGCGGCTGCCGTCGTCGCCGGCCCGCAGGCCGAACCGCATGCCGTCGAACTTGGCCAGGTTGGAGCTCGCCTCGCTCGGCAGCACCAGGTAGTACGCAGGCAGCGCGTAGGAGAAGTTCGGGCAGGACACCTCGACGACCTCGGCCCCGAGCCCGGCGAGGGTCTCGACCGCCTCGTGGAAGCGCTGCTCGACGCCGGGCGCGTAGCCCTCACCGCCGAGCTCGCGCACCACGCCGATCCTCATGCCGCGCACGTCGCCGGAGCGGGCCGCGCCGACGACGTCGGGCACCGGCGCGTCGATCGAGGTCGAGTCGCGCGGGTCGTGCCCGGCGATCACCTGGTGCAGCAGGGCCGCGTCGAGGACCGTGCGCGCGCAGGGGCCGGGCTGGTCGAGGCTCGACGCGAGCGCGACGAGGCCGTAGCGCGAGGTGCCGCCGTACGTCGGCTTGATGCCGACGGTGCCGGTGACCGAGGCGGGCTGGCGGATCGAGCCGCCGGTGTCGGTGCCGATGGCCAGGGGCGCCTCGTACGCGGCGACAGCGGCCGCTGAGCCGCCGCCGGAGCCGCCGGGGATCCGGTCGAGGTCCCACGGGTTGTGCGTGGGTCCGTACGCGGAGTTCTCGGTCGAGGAGCCCATGGCGAACTCGTCGAGGTTCGTCTTGCCGAGGATGACCAGGCCGGCGTCGAGCATCCGGCGCGTGACGGTGGCGTCGTACGGCGGGACCCAGCCCTCGAGCACCTTCGACCCGCAGGTCGTCGGGGCGCCGGCCTGGGTCAGCACGTCCTTGAGCGCGACGGGCACGCCGGCCAGCGGGCCGAGCGGCTTGCCCTCGGCGCGGTCGGCGTCGACGCGCGCCGCGGCGGCCAGCGCCCGCTCGCCGTCGACGTGCAGGAAGGCGTGGACCGCCGGCTCGACCGCGGCCATCCGGTCGAGGTGGGCCTGGACGACCTCGACCGAGCTGGTCTCGCCCGAGGCGATGGCGGTGGCCAGGTCGGCCGCGGTACGGCGGGTCAGGTCGGTGCTGCTCGTGCTCATCAGCCCTCCTCCCCCAGGATCCGCGGGACGCGGAACCGGTCCTCCTCGGCCGCGGGCGCGCCGGCCAGGGCGGCCTCGCGCGGCATCGAGGGCACGACGACGTCGGCGCGCTGGACGTTGTCCAGCGGCAGCGGGTGCGACGTCGGCGGGATGTCGTCGGCCGCGACCTCGGAGACCTTGGCGACGGCCTCGAGGATCGCGTCGAGCTGGGGCGCGAGGTGCTCCAGCTCGGCCGGGGTCAGCTCGATCCGGGCCAGGCGGGCCAGGTCGGCCACGTCGTTCGGCGTGAGGGCCACCGGGGCGTCACTCTTCCTCTAGGGGTTCGGGACCGGGTCGACCGCACGGGGCGGGACCCGGCTGTCCATCCTAGGGCTGCGGCTCCCCCGGCCTCCCGGGTTCATCCCGCCAGCGGACGCAGCACCGCGCCGGTCTTGAGCTTGGGGGTGAAGAACGTCGACTTGGGCGGCATCAGCAGGCCCTCGCGGGCCGTGCGCTGGATCTCGGCCAGCCCCGGCGGACGGACCAGCACCGCCGCCACCGCCCGGCGGTCGGCCACCGCGTCGAGGGCCTCCTCGACCCCGTCGTGGTAGGCCACCTGCACGTCGAGCCCCTCGAGCGCGACCTCCAGCCACAGCCCGTCGAGGGCCCGTACGCCGTCGAACGCGCCGGGCCGCGGGTCGAGGCGCCAGGCCCCGTCCGCGGTGAGCAGCACCAGCGACCCGGCGCGCGGCTCGACCGGCGTGAGGACGAAGAAGCGCTCGAGCGCCTCCCGCAGGGCCGCGACCTCGACGCCCGTGTAGTGCCGGTGGATGGGCTCGACGCTCAGCTGGTCGGCGACGAGCTCGGCGACGAAGGCCAGGGTCGTCTCGGCGTCGGTGTCCTCGCGGCCGGTCGCGGCCCGGACCTCGTCGCGGTAGGTGCGGCTGACGGCGTAGCGGTGGTGGCCGTCGGCGATCAGCACGTCGTCGGAGGCGAGCAGGTCGCGGATCGCCCGGAGGCGCGCCGGGTCGGTCACCCGCTCCCACACGTGCTCGACCCCGTCCTCGACGACCCGCCCCACCGGCTCCCCCGGCTCGGCGAGCAGCGCGGCGAGGCCCGGCGCGAGCGAGAGGCCCCAGACCGGCGAGAGGTTGGCCCGGGTGGCCCGGGTCAGCTCGAGCCGGTCGGTCGAGTCCTTGGGCGTCGTGCGCTCGTGCGGCAGGACGCCGTGCGCGCCGCCCTGCGTCGGGGCGTCGACGACCTCGAGCGCGCCCAGCACCCCGGCCACGTCACGCCGTGCCCCGCTCGCGTCGGTGAACCGCAGCCGGTAGATGGTGAAGGACGCCGTGTCGTCGAGCGCGACCACGCCGGTGTCCACCCAGCCCTGCAGCGTCTGCGCCGCCCGCACGTAGCGGTCGGGACCGCCGCGGGGCACGTCGACGAACGTCACGTTGTGCGGCGATCGCGCCTGGAGGGCGTCCACGTCGGCGTCGTCGAGGACGTCGTACGGCGGCGCGAGCAGCGGCTCGAGGTCCTCCGCCACGAAGCGGAGGGCGCGGAAGGGTTCGAACCTGGGCATGAGGAGATTCTGAAGGCTCGACGGGAACGAGCACCTTCCGGACCAGTACCGACTCGGGTCGGAGCCGGGGCACGTCCGAGCGGAGCGAGGACCAAAGATGCTGAAACCCCTTGGTAACCCCGGGTCTGCGACGATGTGCGCGTGTTCCTGATGCGCGTCACGCTGCCCGACCGGCCCGGTTCGCTGGGCTCGGTCGCCACCGCCATGGGTGGGGTCGGCGGCGACATCAACGCCGTCGAGATCGTCGAGAAGGGCGAGGGGGTCGTCGTCGACGACTTCATCGTCGACCTGCCGCCGGGCCAGCTGCCGGAGTCGCTGGTCAGCGCCTGCCAGGGGCTCGAGGGCGTCCGCGTCGAGTGGATCGCCCGCTACCCCGAGGGCGGCGGGCTGCAGTCCGACCTCGAGGCGCTCGAGCGCATGACCGCCGACCCGACCCACGCGGCGGAGACGCTCGTGTCGCTCTGCCCGGTCGTCTTCCGCTCCCACTGGGCGGTGCTCGTGCAGACGGGCGGCGACGGGCCGGAGATGACCTTCTCGACCACGCTCGCGCCCGACATCACCCCCGAGCTCGCGGAGCGCTTCGCCCCCTTCGACGTGACCCACCGGCTCGACCTCGAGAGCGGCTGGTCGCCGGGCTGGGGCGACTGCACCCTGGTCGTCACCCCGATCACCCAGGACCGCGTGATCGCGATCGGCCGCCTCGGGGGCCCGGCGTTCCTCGACTCCGAGGTCGCCCGCCTGAACCACCTCGCCGCCCTGGTCAAGTAGGCCCCGCAGCCCTCGCGCCGGCCCCCGTCCGGGCAGAATGCCCTGCACGGGGGTGCGCATGGACGCGTGGGGCTGGGCCGAGCTGGGCGAGCTGGTGACGTCGTTCGGCTACGGCGTGCTGTCCGCGGTCGTGCCGCTGGCCAACGCCGAGGGCTACGTCGTCGTCTCCGGCTACTCCTCCCTCGGCCACGCCATGCCCGTCGTGGTCGGCGTGGTCCTCGGGCAGACGCTCGGCAAGGTGCTGCTCTTCCTCGGCGTCCGGCGCGGCAAGGCCTTCCCCTTCGTCCGCCACCAGCGGGCACGCATCCGGCGCCAGAACGTCGGCCCCGCCCGGCGGCGGTTCCGGGCCGTCCTGGCCACGCTGCTGCGGCTCGTCGGCGAGAAGCGCTGGGGCCTGCCGATCGTGCTGCTGGCCGCGGTGGTCGGCTTCCCCCCGCTCTACGCCGTCGCCCTGCTGGCCGGGGCCACCCGGATGCGGCTCGGGTGGTTCGCCGCCGCGGTGCTCGTGGGCCGCACGGTCCGGTTCGCCCTCGTCGCGCGCGGGGTCGCCGTCCTGCACCCCTGAGGGCTGCCTGTGAGTCTGCGCCGACCCCTGGGCGGGGACCCACCGATCGCTAACCTTGCACGCATGCGGCTGCGCGCGGCGTTCTCCGACCTGAACCTCAACGGGTCGACGCCACCCCGCGTCCA from Microlunatus sagamiharensis includes the following:
- the gatB gene encoding Asp-tRNA(Asn)/Glu-tRNA(Gln) amidotransferase subunit GatB, with protein sequence MSTTTAEVMDYDDVVARFDPVLGLEVHVELNTASKMFCGCSTEFGAEPNTQVCPVCLGLPGSLPVVNARAVESAVRIGLALNCSIASWCRFARKNYFYPDQPKNYQISQYDEPIAHDGWAEVEVPDDEGVLRTYRIDIERAHMEEDTGKSLHVGGSTGRIHGADHSLLDYNRSGVPLIEIVTRPIEGAGKYAPQVARAYVSMLRDLLRSLGVSDVRMEQGSLRCDANVSLRPSPDAPLGTRTETKNVNSLRSVERAVRFEMTRQAAVLADGGRVKQETRHWQETSGTTSPGRSKEQAEEYRYFPDPDLVPVAPSAAWVEELRASLPEAPAVRLRRVSAEWGFSEAELRDVVAAGALDLVEATVAAGASPQSARKWWLGELARRANNDGVELDALGVTPAQVAELQGLVDAGTINDKLAREVLEGVLAGEGSPTAVVKSRGLAVVSDDGALGAAVDEAIAANPAVADKIRAGKVQAAGALIGAVMKSMGGKADAGRVRELVLERLT
- a CDS encoding ACT domain-containing protein, producing MMRVTLPDRPGSLGSVATAMGGVGGDINAVEIVEKGEGVVVDDFIVDLPPGQLPESLVSACQGLEGVRVEWIARYPEGGGLQSDLEALERMTADPTHAAETLVSLCPVVFRSHWAVLVQTGGDGPEMTFSTTLAPDITPELAERFAPFDVTHRLDLESGWSPGWGDCTLVVTPITQDRVIAIGRLGGPAFLDSEVARLNHLAALVK
- a CDS encoding YqaA family protein — protein: MDAWGWAELGELVTSFGYGVLSAVVPLANAEGYVVVSGYSSLGHAMPVVVGVVLGQTLGKVLLFLGVRRGKAFPFVRHQRARIRRQNVGPARRRFRAVLATLLRLVGEKRWGLPIVLLAAVVGFPPLYAVALLAGATRMRLGWFAAAVLVGRTVRFALVARGVAVLHP
- a CDS encoding N-acetylglutaminylglutamine amidotransferase, which produces MSGEIRFDGRAADVAACACATDAMQRRGPDGSGVWARGPVALGHRRLSIIDLSAAGSQPMVDAELGLSVVFNGCIYNYKALRAELEGLGRRFFSTSDTEVITKAYAQWGTSCVDHLLGMFAFAVVEHATGRLVLARDRLGIKPLYLDHTPERLRFASTLPALIAAGVGDTSIDPVALACYMSFHSIVPPPRTILNGVKKLPPATVRVVERDGTWREHTYWSPSFTRDAERAGWSSRDWEEALLESLRVAVERRMVADVPVGVLLSGGIDSSLVVALLAEAGQSDLATFSIGFDSSGGERGDEFEYSSLVAERFGTDHHRIAIDGSRLLPGVSAAVAAMSEPMVSHDCVAFFLLSEDVSKSVKVVQSGQGADEVLGGYDWYPPLAGVAREDAVEAYADVFFDRRWSAMPSLLSRGWLVDHDAPYAFVAERFAAPGADTAVDAALRSDTTVMLVDDPVKRVDNMTMAWGLEARVPFLDHELVELAGRIPPELKLADGGKGVLKRAARGVVPDEVIDRTKGYFPVPAIRQLQGPVLGLVRDALTDPAARRRGLFRTDTVEAMLADPNRTRTQLGSNALWQLGLLEMWLQHHGVG
- a CDS encoding DUF1015 family protein, translated to MPRFEPFRALRFVAEDLEPLLAPPYDVLDDADVDALQARSPHNVTFVDVPRGGPDRYVRAAQTLQGWVDTGVVALDDTASFTIYRLRFTDASGARRDVAGVLGALEVVDAPTQGGAHGVLPHERTTPKDSTDRLELTRATRANLSPVWGLSLAPGLAALLAEPGEPVGRVVEDGVEHVWERVTDPARLRAIRDLLASDDVLIADGHHRYAVSRTYRDEVRAATGREDTDAETTLAFVAELVADQLSVEPIHRHYTGVEVAALREALERFFVLTPVEPRAGSLVLLTADGAWRLDPRPGAFDGVRALDGLWLEVALEGLDVQVAYHDGVEEALDAVADRRAVAAVLVRPPGLAEIQRTAREGLLMPPKSTFFTPKLKTGAVLRPLAG
- the gatC gene encoding Asp-tRNA(Asn)/Glu-tRNA(Gln) amidotransferase subunit GatC, which gives rise to MALTPNDVADLARLARIELTPAELEHLAPQLDAILEAVAKVSEVAADDIPPTSHPLPLDNVQRADVVVPSMPREAALAGAPAAEEDRFRVPRILGEEG
- a CDS encoding S9 family peptidase; protein product: MGARALADAVRLGEELVDAWGSWAPTLSPDCRRIAFVSDRTGTPRLFVQDLVLAAEAVEGAEPPAAREVVLTDDPVVEVHWSADGGWLACALATGGGVRTQVWVVRPDGSDARCVAGSADVHAELGPWTRSGHRVSVSVPGEGLGDPTRAFLVDPATGEQHPLAEGELISVLDLSSDEDFVVLRDGQRGRQFCVVVDRVADADHPLLPYPATGSTDRAFVRPAPPGDPTSGDAPLIAYLATDAGLPRRQLLAIPLGPSGWRGQSGVLAPRSDAELEGLDADDAGHRLLAVWNVAGGRSELELVDAWTGETSVVEGLPGAVVSGMLLSRDGSTALMAVEGPERPRELWCLDVATRTWSLATARPPRTAARLVTPTLEFLHGRDGLPLTGWLYRPPGWTGAGPAMLSLHGGPEAQERPTFNPQHQAVAAAGIAVFAPNIRGSSGFGRAFVHADDVHGRRDAFDDVLACAEFLVRLGVAEPGCVAVSGRSYGGYLTLAMLAFSPGVFAAGVAVCGMSDLHTFYRDTEPWIAAAAVTKYGDPERDATLLRALSPMQQVANIDVPLLVAHGELDTNVPFGEATQVVAALRDLGRPVQFLPIPGEGHDYRRAESRRLLLGTMLLFLDEALDP
- the gatA gene encoding Asp-tRNA(Asn)/Glu-tRNA(Gln) amidotransferase subunit GatA, whose translation is MSTSSTDLTRRTAADLATAIASGETSSVEVVQAHLDRMAAVEPAVHAFLHVDGERALAAAARVDADRAEGKPLGPLAGVPVALKDVLTQAGAPTTCGSKVLEGWVPPYDATVTRRMLDAGLVILGKTNLDEFAMGSSTENSAYGPTHNPWDLDRIPGGSGGGSAAAVAAYEAPLAIGTDTGGSIRQPASVTGTVGIKPTYGGTSRYGLVALASSLDQPGPCARTVLDAALLHQVIAGHDPRDSTSIDAPVPDVVGAARSGDVRGMRIGVVRELGGEGYAPGVEQRFHEAVETLAGLGAEVVEVSCPNFSYALPAYYLVLPSEASSNLAKFDGMRFGLRAGDDGSRSAEEVMGLTREAGFGAEVKRRIILGTYALSSGYYDAYYGQAQKVRTLVSRDFEAAFAQVDVLVSPSTPTTAFRLGEKVDDPLAMYLNDLCTIPSNLAGNASASFPVGLAPEDALPVGLQVMAPPLADDRLYRVGAALERALEERWGGPLLAQAPELAVHEGGVAK
- a CDS encoding universal stress protein — encoded protein: MSVLVAVTDSAEGRAALEAAANEADLLNVQLTVVNLTGADLDLTSIATEVPYEVVVPHAGADVDEVEQVLAAIEDRAEVTRLVVGVRKRSPIGKAVLGSIAQRLILEATVPVLSVKTS
- a CDS encoding endonuclease domain-containing protein codes for the protein MFRPFTTAQAPEVGMTPDTLRTSRVRREHHGVYVESFLEPDLDLSVAAARLVLPEDVLLDGVSALHALAVEVGEPRPSRFVTTHPHQVRRPGVRVRRVAALPPTTDGRVVAPAHAFLTAAADLDLDLVELVAAGDWLVRWGATSWAELVGITSLARGRHVRRARRAASLVRDRVDSPQETRLRLCLVLAGLPEPDVNPVIEVDGRRVGRVDLLLRRWRVALEYEGDQHRTDERQWNVDIARHELLHEGGWALMRVTGQRMEHPRAVVSEVVRALRAGGWEGPEPVFDAEWHRLFPTAR